The following coding sequences are from one Verrucosispora sp. WMMD573 window:
- the trpB gene encoding tryptophan synthase subunit beta yields MEALAPRGRTAAPVAGRFGRHGGRFVPEPLIPACEEVEAAFAEAWADPGFRADLAWLQSRYAGRPTPLTPALRLSVELGVTVLLKREDLAHTGSHKINNVLGQALLARRMGKRRLLAETGAGMHGVATATAGALLGLPVTVFMGERDIERQAHNVFRMRLLGAQVVPVRSGSRTLKDATSEAMRHWVSVTEDAYYCVGSVIGPHPYPWMVRELQAVIGQEARQQCAEQLPAGTPQHVVACVGGGSNAAGTFAGFADTSARLVGVEAAGGAGAARGEVGVLHGFQSLFLQDEQGQIREARSVAAGLDYPGVGPEHAHLRDLGRAEYVTATDEEALAAAVRLARAEGIVPAIESAHALAWVIRAAGTTELPTGSSVLVTLSGRGDKDIPMLMTYLGDGEAE; encoded by the coding sequence ATGGAGGCTCTGGCACCGCGCGGCCGGACCGCCGCGCCCGTGGCCGGCCGGTTCGGGCGTCACGGTGGCCGGTTCGTACCCGAGCCGTTGATACCCGCGTGCGAGGAGGTCGAGGCGGCCTTCGCCGAGGCGTGGGCGGATCCGGGCTTCCGGGCCGACCTGGCGTGGCTGCAGTCGAGGTATGCGGGCCGACCGACGCCGCTCACCCCGGCCCTGCGGCTGTCGGTCGAACTCGGCGTGACGGTGCTGCTCAAGCGCGAGGACCTGGCACACACCGGCTCCCACAAGATCAATAACGTGCTGGGGCAGGCGCTGCTGGCGCGCCGGATGGGCAAGCGGCGACTGCTCGCCGAGACCGGCGCGGGAATGCACGGCGTCGCCACCGCTACCGCCGGTGCCCTGCTGGGCCTGCCGGTGACGGTGTTCATGGGCGAGCGCGACATCGAGCGGCAGGCGCACAACGTGTTCCGGATGCGGCTGCTCGGCGCGCAGGTCGTGCCGGTGCGGTCGGGCAGCCGGACCCTCAAGGACGCCACCAGCGAGGCGATGCGTCACTGGGTGAGCGTCACCGAGGACGCCTACTACTGCGTGGGCTCGGTCATCGGACCGCACCCGTACCCGTGGATGGTTCGCGAGCTACAGGCGGTGATCGGGCAGGAGGCCCGACAGCAGTGCGCCGAGCAGTTGCCCGCCGGCACACCGCAGCACGTCGTCGCCTGCGTCGGTGGCGGATCCAACGCCGCCGGCACCTTCGCCGGGTTCGCGGACACCTCGGCCCGCCTGGTGGGGGTCGAGGCGGCCGGCGGTGCCGGCGCGGCGCGGGGTGAGGTCGGCGTGCTGCACGGATTCCAGTCGCTGTTCCTCCAGGACGAGCAGGGTCAGATCCGCGAGGCGCGGTCCGTGGCGGCGGGCCTGGACTATCCCGGGGTCGGGCCGGAGCACGCCCACCTGCGCGATCTCGGTCGGGCCGAATACGTCACCGCCACCGACGAGGAGGCGCTGGCGGCGGCGGTCCGGCTGGCCCGCGCCGAGGGCATCGTCCCGGCGATCGAGTCGGCGCACGCGCTCGCCTGGGTCATCCGGGCCGCCGGCACCACCGAGCTACCCACCGGCAGCAGCGTGCTCGTCACGCTCTCCGGACGCGGCGACAAGGACATACCGATGCTGATGACGTACCTGGGTGACGGGGAGGCGGAATGA
- the pseB gene encoding UDP-N-acetylglucosamine 4,6-dehydratase (inverting), with the protein MSELNGSSILVTGGTGSFGRTFLRHLLAETDPARVVVFSRDELKQYELRQQLGDDPRLRWFIGDIRDRHRLTRAMHGVDHVVHAAALKQVDTAEYNPSEFIATNITGSQHVVDAAIEAGVQKVVALSTDKASSPINLYGATKLVGDKLFISANHYAAQHPTRFAVVRYGNVVGSRGSVVPLFRRLAAEGKSLPITDKRMTRFWITLDQAVQFVIDSFDQMQGGELFVPRIPSMRILDLVEAVAPDATTHEIGIRPGEKLHEEMIAPDDSRRTLIAKDRFIVQPTIATWGYQPPVGCEPVADGFAYQSDTNDQWLTVPQLREMLGIAA; encoded by the coding sequence TTGAGCGAGCTGAACGGATCGTCCATCCTCGTCACCGGGGGAACGGGTTCCTTCGGCAGGACCTTCCTGCGGCACCTACTCGCCGAGACCGATCCGGCCCGGGTGGTGGTCTTCTCCCGCGACGAACTCAAGCAGTACGAGCTGCGCCAGCAGCTCGGCGACGACCCCCGGCTGCGCTGGTTCATCGGCGACATCCGGGACCGGCACCGGCTGACCCGGGCCATGCACGGCGTGGACCACGTCGTACACGCCGCCGCCCTCAAGCAGGTCGACACCGCGGAGTACAACCCGTCGGAGTTCATCGCCACCAACATCACCGGTTCGCAGCATGTCGTCGACGCGGCGATCGAGGCCGGCGTGCAGAAGGTGGTCGCCCTCTCCACCGACAAGGCGTCCAGCCCGATCAACCTGTACGGCGCGACCAAGCTGGTCGGCGACAAGCTGTTCATCTCCGCCAACCACTACGCGGCGCAGCACCCGACCCGTTTCGCGGTGGTGCGTTACGGCAACGTGGTCGGCAGCCGGGGCTCGGTGGTTCCGCTGTTCCGCCGGCTCGCCGCCGAAGGCAAGAGTCTGCCGATCACGGACAAGCGGATGACCCGCTTCTGGATCACCCTGGACCAGGCCGTGCAGTTCGTCATCGACTCCTTCGACCAGATGCAGGGCGGCGAACTGTTCGTGCCCCGCATCCCCAGCATGCGCATCCTCGACCTGGTCGAGGCGGTCGCCCCGGACGCCACCACCCATGAGATCGGCATCCGGCCCGGCGAGAAGCTGCACGAGGAGATGATCGCCCCGGACGACAGTCGGCGGACGCTTATCGCCAAGGACCGGTTCATCGTGCAGCCGACCATCGCCACCTGGGGTTACCAGCCGCCCGTCGGCTGCGAGCCGGTCGCGGACGGGTTCGCGTACCAGTCGGACACCAACGACCAGTGGCTCACCGTGCCCCAGCTGCGTGAGATGCTCGGCATCGCGGCATGA
- a CDS encoding spore coat protein — translation MPLHPGPDRPDDLVATARRHDLDVLVLDSYELDPAGAGALRAAGVLTLAIVDGDTRGQDADLYLDQNFATDLAVPAGRLLAGSGYALLREGVLAARPAAPRPAVTVQPASVLAFFGGTDAAGAAPVLTEVLLSTGRPMELTVVVGRPELAARMARLTPGAGQSLLPVPPTGTLPTLIAAADLVVSAAGTSTWELCCLGAPSALVCVVDNQRESYHRVVAAGLAAGLGELPALAGDAAATRAAAHTLAGLLDDGARRAELSARAWTAVDGRGRSRVVDAVLEALRHVAAGAPVQ, via the coding sequence ATCCCGTTGCACCCCGGCCCGGACCGCCCGGACGACCTGGTCGCCACGGCCCGACGACACGACCTGGACGTGCTGGTCCTCGACTCGTACGAGCTGGATCCCGCAGGTGCGGGAGCGCTACGGGCCGCCGGGGTGCTGACCCTGGCCATCGTGGACGGGGACACCCGGGGCCAGGACGCCGACCTCTATCTGGACCAGAACTTCGCCACCGACCTGGCGGTGCCGGCGGGCAGGCTGCTCGCCGGTAGCGGGTACGCCCTGCTGCGTGAGGGTGTCCTGGCCGCCCGGCCGGCGGCCCCACGGCCGGCGGTGACGGTGCAGCCTGCCTCGGTGCTGGCCTTCTTCGGCGGCACCGACGCGGCCGGCGCGGCACCGGTGCTGACCGAGGTGCTGCTGTCGACCGGCCGGCCGATGGAACTCACAGTCGTCGTCGGCCGGCCCGAACTGGCGGCGCGGATGGCCCGACTGACGCCGGGGGCCGGGCAGTCGCTGCTGCCGGTGCCACCCACCGGTACGCTGCCCACCCTGATCGCCGCGGCGGACCTGGTGGTCAGCGCCGCCGGCACCTCCACCTGGGAACTGTGCTGCCTCGGGGCGCCGTCGGCGCTGGTCTGCGTGGTGGACAACCAGCGCGAGTCGTACCACCGGGTGGTGGCGGCGGGCCTGGCCGCCGGGCTCGGTGAGCTGCCCGCGTTGGCCGGCGACGCTGCGGCGACCCGGGCCGCCGCGCATACCCTGGCGGGGCTGCTCGACGACGGGGCACGCCGGGCCGAGCTGTCCGCCCGCGCCTGGACCGCCGTGGACGGACGCGGCCGGTCTCGGGTGGTGGACGCGGTGTTGGAGGCGTTACGGCACGTCGCGGCTGGCGCCCCAGTGCAGTGA
- the trpA gene encoding tryptophan synthase subunit alpha, translating into MTALETRLRLRRDRGRKLLMPYLTGGITPDWTDHLRALADAGADAIEVGIPFSDPTLDGVTIQEASDVALCRGATTAGILADLSRNRIEVPVVVSTYANLALRRGADRFCRALAEAGVQGLIVPDLPLEEAGPTGAAARAANVDLALLASPATPPRRLRDIAERSRGFVYAVSLMGITGEREQLAASAAGLARRLRGVTDRPVFLGFGISTPAQAAAAARDADGVIVGAALMRRLLDGADPASTAGFVRSLRAALDGVPARTTADAGG; encoded by the coding sequence ATGACAGCTCTGGAGACCCGGCTGCGGCTGCGCCGGGACCGCGGGCGCAAGCTGCTCATGCCCTATCTCACCGGGGGCATCACCCCGGACTGGACCGACCACCTGCGCGCCCTGGCCGACGCCGGGGCGGACGCGATCGAGGTCGGCATCCCCTTCTCCGACCCCACCCTCGACGGCGTCACCATCCAGGAGGCGTCCGACGTCGCGCTCTGCCGGGGTGCCACCACGGCCGGCATCCTCGCCGACCTGTCGAGGAACCGGATCGAGGTGCCGGTCGTCGTCAGCACGTACGCCAATCTCGCGTTGCGTCGCGGCGCGGACCGGTTCTGCCGGGCCCTCGCCGAGGCGGGCGTGCAGGGCCTGATCGTGCCCGACCTGCCGCTGGAGGAGGCCGGCCCGACAGGCGCGGCCGCGCGGGCCGCGAACGTCGACCTGGCGTTGCTGGCCTCGCCCGCCACCCCACCACGACGGCTGCGGGACATCGCCGAGCGCAGCCGCGGCTTCGTCTACGCCGTCTCCCTGATGGGAATCACCGGCGAACGGGAGCAACTCGCCGCCTCGGCCGCCGGACTGGCGCGGCGCCTGCGGGGCGTCACGGACCGGCCCGTATTCTTGGGATTCGGCATCTCGACACCGGCGCAGGCGGCTGCCGCGGCACGGGACGCCGACGGCGTGATCGTCGGCGCGGCGCTGATGCGACGCCTGCTCGACGGCGCGGACCCGGCGTCGACCGCCGGATTCGTCAGGTCCCTGCGCGCGGCGCTGGACGGCGTGCCGGCACGGACGACGGCGGACGCCGGAGGATAG
- a CDS encoding GNAT family N-acetyltransferase, which produces MIRVPGDQVNGTESERYVLRDATEDDVNLMLSWRNQEVNRQVSKTSHVITAEEHRRWWSAVRQDPSRRVLTYLRDGVPSGAVTYFDLRLSGPRTGGWGFYLDAEGLAERGETLPAWLEVMREAVDHAFDVLALDRLDGEVLAHNTVVRQMNRRLRFVEGPSRQEIHDGREITVIPIFLERANRRVR; this is translated from the coding sequence GTGATTAGGGTGCCCGGTGACCAGGTAAACGGGACGGAAAGCGAGCGGTACGTGTTGCGTGACGCCACCGAGGATGACGTTAACCTGATGTTGTCCTGGCGTAATCAGGAGGTCAACCGACAGGTCAGCAAGACCAGTCACGTCATCACCGCCGAGGAGCACCGCCGGTGGTGGTCGGCGGTGCGTCAGGACCCCTCCCGTCGGGTGCTGACCTACCTGCGCGACGGCGTGCCCAGTGGCGCGGTCACCTACTTCGACCTGCGGCTGTCCGGCCCGCGTACCGGCGGGTGGGGTTTCTACCTGGACGCCGAGGGGCTGGCCGAGCGGGGCGAGACGCTGCCTGCCTGGCTGGAGGTGATGCGGGAGGCGGTGGACCACGCCTTCGACGTGCTGGCGCTGGACCGGCTCGACGGCGAGGTGCTCGCCCACAACACGGTGGTACGGCAGATGAACCGGCGGCTCCGTTTTGTCGAGGGGCCCAGCCGCCAGGAGATCCACGACGGCCGGGAAATCACCGTGATACCCATTTTCCTGGAGCGCGCCAACCGCCGCGTTCGCTGA
- a CDS encoding DegT/DnrJ/EryC1/StrS family aminotransferase, producing MTFSFLPYGRQSVTDDDVAAVVAALRSDWLTTGPEVAAFEADISAWAGGAGVATVSNGTAALHVAYAAAGVGPGDEVIVPPMTFVATASSAVALGARVVFADVEEETFTLDPAAVAAATTGRTKVVAAVDYAGHPADYDALRTALDGSDALLLADAAHSIGATYRGRPVGSLADLTTFSFFPTKNLTTAEGGAVATTDPQLLKRARRFRNIGLVREADELRWPDEGGWHQEVHEFGLNYRLPDVLCALGRSQLRRLDAFLARRAELVARYDAALADLPGVLVPGRREWAAPAWHLYPIRVLDGRRREIYEGMRAAGIGVQVNYIPAHWHPAFADLGYRRGSCPVSEAFYAQQLSLPLYPGLRDADQDRVIDALAAALRGVSLRPAA from the coding sequence ATGACCTTCTCCTTCCTGCCGTACGGACGCCAGTCGGTGACCGACGACGACGTGGCCGCCGTGGTCGCCGCCCTGCGCAGCGACTGGCTCACCACCGGCCCGGAGGTGGCCGCCTTCGAAGCGGACATCTCCGCGTGGGCCGGTGGCGCCGGGGTGGCGACGGTCTCCAACGGCACCGCCGCGCTGCACGTGGCGTACGCGGCGGCCGGTGTCGGCCCCGGCGACGAGGTGATCGTGCCGCCGATGACGTTCGTGGCCACCGCCAGCAGCGCGGTCGCCCTCGGCGCGCGGGTCGTCTTCGCCGACGTGGAGGAGGAGACGTTCACCCTGGACCCGGCTGCGGTGGCCGCGGCGACCACCGGGCGGACGAAGGTCGTCGCCGCGGTGGACTACGCGGGCCACCCGGCCGACTACGACGCGCTGCGCACCGCGCTGGACGGCAGCGACGCGCTGCTGCTCGCCGACGCGGCCCACTCGATCGGCGCCACCTACCGGGGCCGGCCGGTGGGGTCGCTGGCCGACCTGACCACGTTCTCGTTCTTCCCCACCAAGAACCTGACCACCGCCGAGGGAGGCGCGGTCGCCACCACCGATCCGCAGCTGCTGAAGCGGGCCCGGCGGTTCCGCAACATCGGGCTGGTCCGGGAAGCCGACGAGCTACGGTGGCCGGACGAGGGCGGCTGGCACCAGGAGGTGCACGAGTTCGGCCTCAACTACCGGCTGCCGGACGTGTTGTGCGCGCTGGGTCGCAGCCAGCTGCGCCGGCTCGACGCCTTCCTCGCCCGCCGCGCCGAACTGGTGGCCCGCTACGACGCGGCCCTGGCCGACCTGCCCGGCGTGCTCGTGCCCGGCCGGCGGGAGTGGGCGGCACCGGCCTGGCATCTGTACCCGATCCGGGTGCTCGACGGGCGCCGCCGCGAGATCTACGAAGGGATGCGCGCGGCCGGCATCGGCGTTCAGGTCAACTACATCCCCGCGCACTGGCACCCGGCCTTCGCCGATCTCGGCTACCGGCGCGGCAGTTGCCCCGTGTCGGAGGCCTTCTACGCCCAGCAGTTGTCGCTGCCGCTCTACCCTGGACTGCGCGACGCCGACCAGGACCGCGTCATCGACGCGTTGGCCGCGGCCCTGCGCGGCGTCTCGCTCCGGCCCGCCGCCTGA
- a CDS encoding GntR family transcriptional regulator: protein MATGPDVPTARYRTIAADLAAKIRSGDYPPGAALPSQRDLSAAYGVTLMTLRQALRQLSDEGLIEQQPGRGTFVTPPHLAYRLGSLRSFADDLRDQGHEVRTTVVGCAVRRLPARVAGTLRAGASESGLRLERVRAFAGRRAVHQVSWVRASHAAGLREVDFTATSLYEALASRGVSVARATETIRPGILDVALAAHLDDAPGAAVLISDRTTYTLDGTAILADRATILGSLMEINTDRAARGLSLHWGASRDVP from the coding sequence ATGGCTACCGGGCCTGACGTGCCTACGGCGCGCTACCGCACCATCGCCGCGGACCTCGCTGCCAAGATCCGATCCGGGGATTATCCGCCCGGCGCGGCGCTGCCCTCCCAGCGTGACCTCAGCGCCGCCTACGGCGTCACGTTGATGACGCTGCGGCAGGCGTTGCGGCAGCTCAGCGACGAAGGGCTGATCGAGCAGCAGCCCGGTCGGGGTACCTTCGTCACCCCGCCACACCTGGCGTACCGGCTCGGCTCGCTGCGCAGCTTCGCCGACGACCTGCGGGATCAGGGCCACGAGGTGCGTACCACCGTGGTCGGCTGCGCGGTGCGTCGCCTGCCCGCGCGAGTCGCCGGTACGCTGCGGGCCGGCGCCAGCGAATCCGGGTTGCGGCTGGAACGGGTCCGCGCGTTCGCCGGCCGCCGTGCGGTGCACCAGGTCTCGTGGGTACGCGCTTCGCACGCCGCCGGCCTGCGTGAGGTGGACTTCACCGCGACCTCCCTGTACGAGGCGCTCGCTAGCCGGGGTGTCTCGGTTGCCCGGGCCACCGAGACGATCCGGCCCGGCATCCTCGACGTGGCGCTGGCGGCGCACCTCGACGACGCACCCGGTGCAGCCGTGCTGATCAGCGACCGGACCACCTACACACTGGACGGCACCGCCATCCTCGCCGACCGGGCGACGATCCTCGGCAGCCTGATGGAGATCAACACCGATCGCGCCGCGCGGGGCCTGTCACTGCACTGGGGCGCCAGCCGCGACGTGCCGTAA
- a CDS encoding class I SAM-dependent methyltransferase, protein MTTETASAVTLPGGEMLAWSDRTDPAGDGPLAALAARLVPAGARVLLAGPHGPALLDALAHARITCLLRGYPDAAVLADRVDRVLVSGPHGLPAGEEYDVVIAGAGLDAVESVEGERLGWDGLLARLVAAVRPGGELLLRLDNPLGVHRLVAAESWYAGRADADWTVGGVLDVARPASLGQARERLAAAGMRPGTCYAGYPRPDLTTALLAVDELARHTGSGLFDAVLHAACTDGYTGRFVLADPARLAVDALHAGRAADLAPSWLVLARRPHVERTDGEPDDSGGTAHPLPRVAPSAHPGPGVPAPLPVALVADAAAGGTVVEVRDGPQGWHWHRTDVAVPDASYAGRELTDREPAAPDGPVPDGRLLRSLLLDGCLRRDTALLRRLLRGYADWLDSQAEQGRLTGAVALAGADNLVVDGDRWAVLDPSHPAEAPLPVEVVLARTLWRFASDLLTGGYAHPWTSTLDVAGLTVVLGGVAGRDFDRAVVEAAKETAAKDTAAAVEVESALSPTDPPPGPRSYQQLREAWLRQQDENTRLTALLRWTENLLTSRERALRRAEAKINLLSGSLSYKVGRLAITPARMARRGARAAKRRARAAIAAKQGGQK, encoded by the coding sequence GTGACAACCGAGACGGCGTCGGCGGTGACGCTGCCCGGCGGTGAGATGCTCGCCTGGTCCGACCGGACGGACCCAGCCGGTGACGGTCCGCTCGCCGCATTGGCCGCTCGCCTGGTGCCGGCCGGCGCCCGGGTGCTGCTGGCCGGGCCACACGGTCCGGCGCTGCTCGACGCGCTCGCCCATGCCCGGATCACCTGCCTGCTGCGCGGCTACCCGGACGCGGCGGTGCTCGCCGACCGGGTGGACCGGGTGCTGGTGAGCGGCCCACACGGCCTGCCTGCCGGCGAGGAGTACGACGTGGTGATCGCCGGTGCCGGGCTGGACGCGGTCGAGTCGGTCGAGGGTGAGCGGCTCGGCTGGGACGGTCTGCTGGCCCGCCTGGTGGCGGCCGTCCGCCCCGGCGGTGAACTGCTGCTGCGGCTGGACAACCCGCTCGGCGTGCACCGGCTGGTCGCCGCCGAGAGCTGGTACGCCGGCCGGGCCGATGCCGACTGGACCGTCGGTGGGGTGCTGGACGTCGCCCGTCCGGCGAGCCTGGGGCAGGCCCGCGAGCGGCTGGCCGCCGCCGGGATGCGCCCCGGCACCTGCTACGCCGGGTACCCGCGTCCCGACCTGACCACCGCGTTGCTGGCCGTCGACGAGCTGGCTCGGCACACCGGCAGCGGGTTGTTCGACGCGGTGCTGCACGCCGCCTGCACCGACGGGTACACCGGCCGGTTCGTCCTCGCCGATCCGGCCCGGCTGGCCGTGGACGCCCTGCACGCCGGTCGCGCCGCCGACCTGGCCCCGTCCTGGCTGGTGCTGGCCCGCCGGCCTCACGTCGAGCGGACCGACGGCGAGCCCGACGACAGCGGCGGCACGGCGCACCCGCTGCCGCGCGTCGCCCCGTCGGCACACCCGGGACCCGGCGTGCCCGCCCCGCTGCCGGTGGCGTTGGTCGCCGACGCGGCGGCGGGCGGCACGGTCGTCGAGGTACGGGACGGGCCACAGGGCTGGCACTGGCACCGTACCGACGTCGCCGTGCCCGACGCCTCGTACGCCGGGCGGGAGCTGACCGACCGCGAGCCGGCCGCCCCTGACGGCCCGGTGCCCGACGGGCGTCTGCTGCGCAGCCTGCTGCTCGACGGGTGCCTGCGCCGCGACACGGCGCTGCTGCGCCGGCTGCTGCGCGGCTATGCCGACTGGCTCGACAGCCAGGCCGAGCAGGGACGGCTGACCGGGGCGGTCGCCCTGGCCGGGGCGGACAACCTGGTCGTCGACGGTGACCGCTGGGCGGTGCTCGACCCGAGCCATCCGGCCGAGGCACCGTTACCGGTCGAGGTGGTGCTGGCCCGGACGCTGTGGCGATTCGCCAGCGACCTGCTCACCGGCGGTTACGCCCACCCGTGGACCTCCACGCTGGACGTGGCGGGGCTGACCGTCGTGCTCGGCGGGGTCGCCGGACGCGATTTCGACCGGGCCGTCGTCGAGGCCGCGAAGGAGACGGCCGCGAAGGACACGGCGGCGGCGGTGGAGGTGGAGTCGGCGCTCAGTCCGACCGACCCGCCTCCTGGCCCCCGCAGCTATCAGCAGCTGCGCGAGGCGTGGCTACGTCAGCAGGATGAGAACACCCGGCTGACGGCGCTGCTCAGGTGGACGGAGAACCTGCTCACCTCGCGGGAGCGGGCGCTGCGTCGGGCCGAGGCGAAGATCAATCTGTTGAGCGGTTCGCTGAGCTACAAGGTCGGGCGGCTGGCCATCACCCCGGCCCGGATGGCCCGGCGCGGCGCCCGCGCCGCCAAACGCCGGGCCCGCGCCGCCATCGCCGCGAAGCAGGGAGGACAGAAGTGA
- a CDS encoding glycosyltransferase family 39 protein, translating into MTVEAETTRAGETGGSVDRREPARPGRRRWLVPLLLVGGWLLGTAWRIWVARHASMPFAHTDEDSYLTTARALAGGPGGFSSENETLRRIGYPLLIAPAFLLDREFPDTYLLVRVINAALNATVLPLAYLLGRRLLGLRPGPALAAAAGAATLPAVAFHATMAMTDAVLGPLLLAWLLAVHRLVERPGAVAAAMCGALAGAAYLVHSRGVVIVVGLALLALALVVRRRLAPAALLAAVLPVVAGVLGNEAGVRLLGDTVHLLGSPAGGNVVRAVTSVRGLSQVLASVGTQVWYLTVVTFGLAGLAGAEAVTRLCRRGGAAARWTFGVALLTTVGVAVGAEVVLAGVPDRVPDAIYARYVQMFAPFWLLVGIGLLFGTAYRPLLRRAGATVLLLAAGGVLIHLRLSQAAADGAPLRWGGFSAPDLMALTGGWRQMRPLVGSAIGVAGCLLLVLVLATRHRVARTRVLAVVLTALIVVNVATMQVITQRLIRPLATADTPVPSVTQLGVRAPERVAASTGVPYQLRYNLSHQVTWTEVPWFRDRPPADAEVVFARWAPGEPDDWDGTRHGFVRLGGDPQRKWAGWRRG; encoded by the coding sequence ATGACCGTCGAGGCCGAGACGACCCGGGCCGGGGAGACGGGCGGGTCGGTGGACCGGCGTGAGCCGGCGCGCCCCGGCCGCCGACGCTGGTTGGTCCCGCTGCTGCTGGTCGGCGGCTGGCTGCTCGGCACCGCCTGGCGGATCTGGGTGGCCCGCCACGCCAGCATGCCGTTCGCGCACACCGACGAGGACAGTTACCTCACCACCGCCCGCGCCCTGGCCGGCGGTCCCGGCGGATTCAGCAGCGAGAACGAGACCCTGCGCCGGATCGGGTACCCGCTGCTCATCGCGCCGGCCTTCCTCCTCGACCGGGAGTTCCCCGACACCTACCTGCTGGTGCGGGTGATCAACGCGGCGCTGAACGCGACGGTCCTGCCGCTGGCGTACCTGCTCGGTCGCCGGCTGTTGGGACTGCGGCCCGGTCCGGCCCTGGCGGCGGCGGCCGGCGCGGCGACACTGCCGGCGGTGGCCTTCCACGCCACGATGGCGATGACCGACGCGGTGCTCGGGCCGCTGCTGCTGGCCTGGCTGCTCGCCGTGCACCGGCTGGTCGAGCGGCCCGGGGCGGTCGCCGCGGCGATGTGCGGTGCCCTGGCCGGGGCGGCGTATCTGGTGCACTCGCGCGGGGTGGTGATTGTCGTCGGGCTCGCGCTGCTGGCTCTGGCGCTGGTCGTCCGCCGTCGGCTGGCCCCGGCCGCGCTGCTGGCGGCGGTGCTGCCGGTGGTGGCCGGGGTGCTCGGCAACGAGGCGGGCGTACGGCTGCTCGGCGATACGGTGCACCTGCTCGGCAGCCCGGCCGGTGGCAACGTGGTGCGGGCGGTCACCTCGGTCCGAGGGCTGTCGCAGGTGCTGGCGTCCGTCGGAACGCAGGTGTGGTACCTGACGGTGGTCACCTTCGGGCTGGCCGGGCTGGCCGGTGCCGAGGCGGTCACCCGGCTGTGCCGCCGGGGCGGTGCCGCCGCCAGGTGGACGTTCGGGGTGGCTCTGCTGACCACTGTGGGCGTCGCCGTCGGCGCGGAGGTCGTCCTGGCCGGGGTACCCGACCGGGTGCCGGACGCCATCTACGCCCGCTACGTGCAGATGTTCGCCCCGTTCTGGCTGCTGGTCGGCATCGGGCTGCTGTTCGGTACCGCGTACCGTCCGCTGCTGCGCCGGGCCGGCGCCACCGTGCTGCTGCTGGCGGCGGGCGGTGTGCTGATCCACCTTCGTCTGTCGCAGGCCGCCGCCGATGGTGCGCCGCTGCGCTGGGGCGGGTTCAGCGCGCCGGACCTGATGGCCCTGACCGGCGGGTGGCGACAGATGCGCCCGCTGGTCGGCTCCGCGATCGGGGTCGCCGGTTGCCTGCTGCTCGTGCTCGTGCTCGCGACCCGCCACCGGGTCGCGCGTACCCGCGTGCTGGCGGTCGTGCTCACCGCGCTGATCGTGGTCAACGTGGCGACCATGCAGGTGATCACGCAGCGGCTGATCCGCCCACTGGCGACGGCCGACACGCCCGTGCCCAGCGTGACCCAACTGGGGGTCCGGGCGCCGGAGCGGGTCGCCGCCTCCACCGGCGTGCCCTACCAGCTCCGGTACAACCTCAGCCACCAGGTGACCTGGACCGAGGTGCCGTGGTTCCGCGACCGGCCGCCGGCCGACGCGGAGGTGGTTTTCGCCCGTTGGGCGCCCGGCGAACCCGACGACTGGGACGGCACCCGGCACGGCTTTGTCCGGCTGGGCGGCGACCCGCAGCGTAAATGGGCCGGGTGGCGGCGCGGGTGA
- a CDS encoding glycosyltransferase family protein produces MTDRIVGIVQARMGSSRLPGKVLRPLAGRSVLGRVVRAAQDSGVLADLVVATSSDSSDDAVVAECDRLGIAWHRGPVEDVLTRFVGALDAHPADAVMRFTADCPLLDPEIVSLVASVYRAVPGLDYASTSIARTLPRGLDVEIIRADALRTVDRLATDHHRVHVTSYAYAHPEVFRVLGVTLTPDRSQLRLTLDTARDWDLVRAVADHFGDVSVPLAKLADWLDGQPALRAINADVRQKRLEER; encoded by the coding sequence GTGACGGACCGAATCGTCGGCATCGTGCAGGCGCGGATGGGCTCGTCCCGGCTGCCCGGCAAGGTGCTCCGCCCGCTCGCCGGGCGCAGCGTGCTCGGCCGGGTGGTCCGGGCCGCCCAGGACAGCGGCGTGCTGGCCGACCTGGTGGTGGCGACCAGCAGCGACAGCAGTGACGACGCGGTCGTCGCCGAGTGTGACCGGCTCGGCATCGCCTGGCACCGTGGCCCCGTCGAGGACGTGCTGACCCGCTTCGTCGGCGCCCTGGACGCCCATCCCGCCGACGCGGTGATGCGGTTCACCGCCGACTGTCCGCTGCTGGACCCGGAGATCGTCAGCCTGGTCGCCTCGGTGTACCGCGCCGTGCCGGGGCTGGACTACGCCAGCACGTCGATCGCCCGCACCCTCCCCCGGGGTCTGGATGTCGAGATCATCCGGGCGGACGCGCTGCGTACCGTCGACCGGCTCGCCACCGACCATCACCGGGTGCACGTGACCTCGTACGCGTACGCGCATCCGGAGGTGTTCCGGGTGCTCGGCGTGACCCTCACCCCGGACCGTTCGCAGCTGCGCCTCACCCTCGACACCGCCCGCGACTGGGATCTGGTCCGCGCGGTGGCCGACCACTTCGGTGATGTCAGCGTGCCGCTGGCCAAGCTCGCCGACTGGCTCGACGGGCAACCGGCGCTGCGCGCGATCAACGCCGACGTCCGGCAGAAGCGGTTGGAGGAGCGCTGA